In Photobacterium angustum, the following proteins share a genomic window:
- a CDS encoding multidrug effflux MFS transporter, producing the protein MENRVSPNINSKIQVALLITLVLFSPLAIDIYLPALPAMANTFSVDPTRVQDTVTWFMFSMGLGQLLAGPLADRIGRRPIALGGIVIYGFSSTMAYLAQSLDLLLLARLLQGFGACATSVAAFAAVRDSFGAEKSGRMISYLNGAICFIPALAPLLGTWLTYHFGWRSNFSFMAGFAVVAGLFIMAVFKETRPTNSDVSGSMISISRYWSVLREPTFLFHATLCMLAMAVILAYVTSAPVWLMNHLGQDMHQFTVWFGINAVLNITACMVAPKFMDRFGTRRTLRTGLITLLFAGGLMLSLSQLQQAWAFMVPIFICSFGFAFVLGSAAGKALAPFGDRAGTAAALLGLFQMSGAGVMVSLTQRLDFSSPVLMTLQMWLLIPGLLILVSKIGRRWHPQLTVQN; encoded by the coding sequence ATGGAGAACCGTGTGAGCCCAAATATAAATAGCAAAATACAAGTGGCTTTATTGATCACACTTGTATTGTTCAGTCCTTTAGCGATTGATATTTATCTACCTGCTTTACCTGCAATGGCGAATACGTTTTCTGTCGATCCTACTCGTGTGCAAGATACTGTGACATGGTTTATGTTTAGCATGGGATTAGGTCAATTACTAGCAGGGCCATTAGCTGATCGTATTGGTCGTCGACCTATCGCGCTAGGCGGTATCGTGATTTATGGTTTTAGCTCAACCATGGCTTATTTAGCCCAGAGCTTAGATTTGTTATTGCTTGCCCGTTTGCTTCAAGGTTTTGGTGCATGTGCCACCTCCGTTGCCGCCTTCGCTGCGGTTCGTGATAGCTTTGGTGCTGAAAAAAGTGGTCGTATGATCAGCTATTTAAATGGTGCGATTTGTTTTATTCCTGCGTTAGCTCCTCTTTTAGGCACTTGGCTTACTTATCATTTTGGCTGGCGTTCAAACTTTAGTTTCATGGCAGGATTTGCGGTCGTTGCAGGGCTTTTTATTATGGCTGTGTTTAAAGAAACGCGCCCTACAAACTCTGATGTTTCTGGTTCAATGATTAGTATTAGCCGTTACTGGTCGGTATTACGCGAACCAACATTTTTATTTCATGCTACGCTTTGCATGTTAGCGATGGCGGTGATTTTAGCTTATGTAACTTCAGCACCAGTGTGGTTGATGAACCATCTTGGTCAGGACATGCATCAGTTTACGGTATGGTTTGGGATCAATGCGGTATTGAACATTACTGCTTGTATGGTTGCACCTAAGTTCATGGATCGCTTTGGTACTCGTCGTACTCTTCGTACAGGACTTATCACATTATTGTTTGCTGGTGGATTAATGTTGTCGTTGAGCCAATTACAGCAAGCATGGGCATTTATGGTGCCAATCTTCATTTGTTCATTTGGGTTTGCTTTTGTATTAGGCTCTGCAGCCGGAAAAGCATTAGCACCATTTGGCGATCGTGCTGGAACTGCAGCGGCATTATTGGGATTATTTCAAATGAGTGGTGCTGGTGTCATGGTGAGTTTAACTCAACGATTAGATTTCTCATCACCGGTATTAATGACGTTACAAATGTGGTTGCTGATACCAGGATTATTGATTTTAGTGTCGAAAATCGGGCGTCGTTGGCACCCTCAGTTAACGGTACAGAATTAA
- the thiH gene encoding 2-iminoacetate synthase ThiH, which yields MSFVDVWQQMDWDDIRLSIYAKTATDVERALGKSTLDLEDFKALISPAAEPYLEQMAQLSAMLTRQRFGHTMSFYVPLYLSNLCANACTYCGFSMENRIKRRTLGEQEIERECEAIKTLNFDSVLLVTGEHQTKVGMNYFRDAIPRIKQHFSYLAMEVQPLEQDEYQELRELGLDAVMVYQETYNAPTYAKHHLRGNKTNFEYRLATPDRLAKAGIDKIGIGALIGMEEWRTDCFFVASHLAYLERTYWQSRYSISFPRLRPCTGGLEPKSVMTDRQLVQLICAYRLFNPEVELSLSTRESPHFRDNVLPLGITSMSAGSKTQPGGYADDTPELEQFAISDERSVADVATAVKQKGFEVVWKDWHHAYSG from the coding sequence TTTGTGGATGTTTGGCAACAAATGGATTGGGATGATATCCGTTTGTCGATTTATGCTAAAACGGCTACCGATGTTGAGCGTGCTTTAGGAAAATCAACGCTGGATCTAGAGGATTTTAAAGCCTTAATTTCACCTGCGGCTGAACCTTACTTAGAGCAAATGGCACAACTCTCTGCGATGCTAACACGTCAGCGGTTTGGTCATACCATGAGTTTTTATGTGCCGTTATATCTTTCGAATCTGTGTGCCAATGCGTGTACCTATTGTGGTTTTTCGATGGAAAATCGCATTAAGCGCCGTACCTTGGGTGAGCAAGAAATAGAGCGAGAGTGTGAGGCAATAAAAACGCTAAATTTTGATAGTGTATTATTGGTCACTGGCGAGCATCAAACCAAAGTCGGTATGAATTACTTTCGTGATGCGATCCCTCGAATCAAACAGCACTTCAGCTATTTGGCAATGGAAGTACAGCCACTTGAGCAAGATGAGTATCAAGAGCTGAGAGAACTTGGTTTAGATGCGGTGATGGTGTATCAAGAAACCTATAATGCGCCAACCTATGCGAAGCATCATTTACGAGGCAATAAAACCAATTTTGAATACCGCTTAGCGACACCAGATCGGTTAGCAAAAGCTGGAATAGACAAGATTGGGATTGGGGCTTTGATCGGTATGGAAGAATGGCGCACGGATTGTTTTTTTGTTGCCAGTCATTTGGCTTATCTTGAACGTACCTATTGGCAAAGCCGCTATTCGATTTCATTCCCACGTTTAAGACCCTGTACTGGTGGATTAGAGCCTAAATCGGTGATGACTGATCGCCAACTGGTGCAATTGATTTGTGCATATCGACTGTTTAATCCTGAAGTTGAGCTGTCGTTATCAACGCGAGAGTCACCGCATTTTCGCGATAATGTATTGCCCTTGGGGATCACTAGTATGTCTGCGGGCTCTAAAACCCAACCGGGCGGATACGCCGATGACACGCCAGAGCTAGAACAGTTTGCAATCAGTGATGAACGTTCGGTCGCAGATGTTGCTACAGCAGTCAAGCAAAAAGGGTTTGAAGTGGTGTGGAAAGATTGGCACCACGCCTATTCCGGATAA
- a CDS encoding LysR family transcriptional regulator produces MNIEKLARLDLNLLVCFKVLIEELNVTRTAHRLCLSQSAVSKSLAKLRTQFNDPLFIRNSYGLSPTPRTLFLKPKLDLLINQLELLTQPEDFYPHNSEYRFQIATVESVYPLILPQFLPAIFQQAPSVTISTHAWTEQTFKMLQRGELDLGITGKDIDINDAKLTMLTMFPPDDIIQQEIYRDHQMCIIRKDHPALRKCWNLEAYLSLRHVQVRCDGNDRWLLDYRLADMGYERDIAVTVPDFNSAASLCSYTDFIFTAPNHFLKVAAKQSDMVVLPLPLEFPPMAYTLFWHRDRENDQALTWLRNIITQKTHHLR; encoded by the coding sequence ATGAATATTGAGAAGTTAGCTCGCTTAGATCTCAATTTATTAGTCTGTTTTAAAGTTTTAATAGAAGAACTTAATGTCACTCGAACTGCGCACCGACTTTGTTTAAGTCAATCAGCAGTGAGTAAGTCCTTAGCTAAATTACGCACTCAATTTAATGATCCTTTGTTTATTCGAAATTCATATGGTTTATCGCCAACTCCGAGAACTCTCTTTCTCAAACCCAAACTCGATTTGTTGATCAATCAATTAGAGCTATTAACTCAGCCGGAAGATTTCTATCCACATAACAGTGAATATCGCTTTCAAATTGCAACGGTTGAAAGTGTATATCCCTTAATTCTGCCTCAATTTTTACCCGCGATTTTTCAACAGGCACCAAGTGTGACTATCAGCACTCACGCATGGACAGAACAAACATTTAAAATGCTCCAAAGAGGTGAACTGGATTTAGGTATTACAGGGAAAGATATTGACATCAATGATGCAAAACTCACCATGCTTACCATGTTCCCGCCTGATGATATTATCCAACAAGAGATATATCGTGATCACCAAATGTGTATCATTCGAAAAGACCATCCCGCTTTAAGAAAATGCTGGAATCTAGAGGCATATTTATCATTACGACATGTACAAGTGCGCTGTGATGGCAATGATCGCTGGTTACTTGATTATCGACTTGCAGATATGGGTTATGAGCGAGATATCGCTGTCACCGTTCCCGACTTTAATAGTGCAGCGAGCTTATGCTCTTACACTGATTTTATCTTCACAGCACCCAATCACTTTTTAAAAGTCGCGGCAAAGCAGTCAGATATGGTGGTTTTACCCTTACCATTAGAGTTTCCTCCTATGGCTTACACCCTGTTTTGGCATAGAGACAGAGAAAATGATCAAGCGCTGACTTGGCTAAGAAACATAATCACCCAAAAAACCCATCATCTTCGCTGA
- a CDS encoding DMT family transporter, which translates to MNERLALGYGIAAVLLWSTVATAFKITLDYFSPVQMMVVASSVSALALIVIAGYKKTLHQLKSTFLQRPLYYLLLGFINPFAYYLVLFKAYDLLPASQAQPINYSWAITLTLMAALFLGQKIQRKDWIACVLGYGGVVVIATQGNISALNFTSPLGVALALFSTLLWASYWILNTKNKADPILGLLLGFLVSLPFSIGLSLYLGGWQSVPWQGWAAVTYVGLFEMGITFVLWLNALRLTRNTAKISNLIFISPFISLLLLATIIGETIHPSTLIGLMLIIAGLVIQQWQSKKARLLNN; encoded by the coding sequence ATGAACGAACGCCTCGCTTTAGGATATGGCATTGCCGCTGTTTTACTTTGGTCTACTGTCGCCACCGCTTTTAAAATTACCTTAGATTATTTTTCACCTGTTCAAATGATGGTGGTTGCCAGTAGCGTGTCTGCTCTCGCCCTTATTGTTATAGCTGGCTATAAAAAAACACTCCACCAGCTTAAGTCGACTTTTCTTCAACGTCCGCTTTATTACTTATTACTCGGGTTTATCAATCCTTTTGCTTATTACCTAGTGTTATTTAAAGCTTACGACTTATTACCTGCTTCACAGGCTCAACCCATCAACTACAGTTGGGCGATCACTCTGACTTTAATGGCAGCACTTTTCTTAGGACAAAAAATTCAGCGCAAAGATTGGATAGCTTGCGTGCTGGGATATGGCGGTGTGGTGGTGATAGCAACTCAAGGAAATATTTCCGCCTTGAATTTCACCAGTCCGTTAGGCGTTGCGTTAGCGCTATTTTCGACACTGTTATGGGCCAGCTATTGGATTTTAAACACCAAAAATAAAGCCGATCCCATCTTAGGTTTATTACTGGGCTTTTTAGTCTCGCTGCCATTTTCTATCGGCTTGAGTCTGTATCTTGGCGGTTGGCAAAGTGTACCTTGGCAAGGCTGGGCAGCTGTCACTTATGTCGGTTTGTTTGAAATGGGGATAACCTTTGTTTTATGGCTCAATGCGCTACGGTTAACCCGTAATACCGCTAAGATCAGTAACCTGATTTTTATCTCACCTTTTATCTCTTTATTACTGCTCGCCACGATTATTGGTGAAACGATTCATCCCTCAACATTGATCGGCTTAATGCTAATTATTGCAGGACTCGTAATCCAACAATGGCAAAGTAAAAAAGCGCGATTATTGAATAACTAA
- a CDS encoding aminopeptidase P family protein, producing the protein MQAVIAQRIEQIRQWLEAQQLDALLIPHEDEYLGEYIPDHNERLHWLTGFTGSAGAAVITRDRAAMFVDGRYVVQVRKQVPGDVFEYCHLIEQPPIHWALENLAAGSKVAIDNRLHSAAWLKNATTTLDGELELVPVNENPIDELWLDRPAPKLSDAELMGLEYVGQSSEEKREQIAALLKKQKADAAFLSQLDSIAWLLNVRGDDVHCLPVLLSAAVIHSDASVDFYIDHHRLPEGFATHVGNGVNIREPEQLAAGLAALSGKRVQFDSANSNAWAAQQLTEAGAQLIEAANPTLLPKAAKNATEIAGMKACHIRDGVAISKFLAWVDNQVASGNLLDEAALSDQLWQFRQQDPSCRDVSFDTISASAGNAAMCHYNHIDQPQPGKLQMDTVYLVDSGGQYPDGTTDITRTIAIGNPGDEVKQAFTLVLKGHISLASARFPKGTTGSQLDALARQHLWAYGFDYDHGTGHGVGHFLSVHEGPQRISKVANPTALLPGMVLSNEPGYYRADAFGIRIENLELVVDIETQGDMNVMGFESLTRAPIDKRLIDPALLTDVELAWLNNYHQTVFNVISPSLTGSDLEWLTQATSPLSR; encoded by the coding sequence ATGCAAGCAGTTATCGCACAACGTATTGAGCAGATCCGTCAGTGGCTTGAAGCACAGCAACTCGATGCCCTACTGATCCCTCATGAAGATGAATATCTTGGTGAGTACATTCCCGATCATAACGAACGCCTTCATTGGCTAACTGGTTTCACAGGATCAGCTGGTGCTGCAGTGATCACTCGTGACCGTGCAGCAATGTTTGTTGATGGTCGTTATGTTGTGCAAGTTCGCAAGCAAGTACCGGGGGATGTGTTTGAATATTGCCATCTGATCGAGCAGCCACCTATCCACTGGGCACTAGAAAATCTAGCAGCAGGTAGTAAAGTCGCTATTGATAACCGCCTACACAGTGCAGCATGGCTGAAAAATGCCACGACAACCCTTGATGGTGAATTAGAGCTAGTACCAGTTAACGAAAACCCAATTGATGAACTATGGCTCGATCGCCCAGCACCAAAACTGTCGGATGCGGAGTTAATGGGGCTAGAGTATGTGGGTCAATCAAGTGAAGAAAAACGTGAACAAATTGCCGCACTGCTAAAAAAACAAAAAGCGGATGCTGCCTTTTTGAGTCAGCTTGATAGCATTGCTTGGCTACTCAATGTACGTGGCGATGACGTTCACTGTCTACCCGTTCTGCTTTCAGCTGCCGTGATCCACAGCGATGCATCTGTTGATTTCTATATCGATCATCACCGTCTACCCGAAGGTTTTGCAACACACGTAGGTAACGGCGTTAATATCCGCGAGCCAGAACAACTCGCTGCAGGTTTAGCCGCACTTTCAGGTAAACGTGTACAGTTTGATTCTGCGAACAGTAATGCATGGGCAGCTCAGCAACTAACAGAGGCTGGCGCACAACTTATTGAAGCAGCTAATCCAACGCTACTACCAAAAGCCGCAAAAAACGCGACAGAAATTGCAGGTATGAAAGCATGTCACATCCGTGATGGTGTCGCGATTTCTAAATTTCTTGCATGGGTAGATAATCAAGTTGCGAGTGGCAATCTATTAGATGAAGCTGCGCTTTCCGATCAACTTTGGCAATTCCGCCAGCAAGATCCAAGCTGTCGTGACGTGAGCTTCGATACGATTTCAGCCTCTGCTGGTAATGCAGCAATGTGTCACTATAACCACATTGATCAGCCACAACCTGGCAAGCTGCAAATGGATACGGTTTACTTAGTCGATTCAGGCGGTCAATACCCTGACGGTACAACAGACATCACCCGTACTATCGCTATCGGCAATCCAGGTGATGAAGTAAAACAAGCCTTCACGCTGGTACTAAAAGGTCATATTTCATTAGCTTCGGCGCGTTTCCCGAAAGGCACAACAGGCTCACAGCTTGACGCACTCGCGCGTCAGCATCTATGGGCGTATGGTTTTGATTATGACCATGGTACCGGTCATGGCGTTGGTCACTTCTTAAGTGTTCATGAAGGTCCTCAGCGTATTTCTAAAGTGGCTAACCCAACTGCGCTATTGCCAGGTATGGTGTTATCTAACGAGCCGGGTTATTACCGTGCAGACGCATTTGGTATTCGTATCGAAAACCTTGAACTGGTCGTCGATATTGAAACTCAAGGCGACATGAACGTCATGGGCTTTGAATCGTTGACCCGAGCGCCAATTGATAAGCGTTTGATCGATCCTGCACTACTAACTGACGTAGAGCTTGCATGGCTAAACAACTATCACCAAACCGTGTTTAACGTGATCAGCCCATCGCTGACAGGTAGTGATCTTGAGTGGCTAACACAAGCAACATCACCACTAAGCCGCTAA